The nucleotide window AGTTCAAACCTGTAGCAAATTTGTTCTTTTCATTATTGATAATTGAATTAAAAATCAAATTCGAATAAAAGCTATTCTGCTTGATATTATAACCATTCAACCCAAAATAAGAATCTTGCTTGTAACTGGAAAATGCATTTTGAAAACCAAAACTTTGAAAAGGCATATCTTTAAAAACATAGCCTATTTTGGTAGAAACATCAATCTTTTTGGTATCAATTTCAGAACCCCAGGAATTGGTTGTCCCTTTATCGGTATCCGGATTAAAATTGGTTTGCCCAGTTTGCTTGGTATCATCCATATACTGTAAATTGATGAAGCTAACCCAACCTGTTTCTGGATTGTAATATTGGTAACGATTAAGGAAACTATATTGTTTTTGTAAAGGATTATCAAGAAATCCATCATGATTCTTATCCATTTTGGAATTTCTCATATTTCCGTGAAGCAATAAACCGGTAGCCCAATGATCCGAAAGTTTTTGATTGATATTGGCGTTTATTTCAAAACGGGAATCGGTTGAACCATAAAGATTCAATAAAAACGGAACTTCCGACATTGGCTTTATCAATTCGGTGTTGATTTGACCCGAAACACTTTCGAAGCCATTGACTACACTCCCAGCCCCTTTTGAAATTTGAATACTTTCTACCCAAGGCCCTGGGGTAAAAGAAAGTCCGTAAACCTGAGAAGCTCCACGAACAGAAGGAATATTTTCCTGTGTCATCATCAAATACGGACTGGTAAGCCCCAACATTTTTATTTGTTTGGTTCCTGTCAACGCATCCGAAAAATTGACATCAATGGAAGGATTGGTTTCAAAACTTTCAGCAAGGTTACAACAAGCCGCTTTGAGTAATTCTTTTTTGGTAACCAATGTTGTATTTCCGGTAACAGTGTATGTTTTTTGAAGGCTCTTGCGTTTAGTCTGCACTTTTATTTCTTTCAAATTTTCTTGTGAATAAGAATTAAAGGCAGCAAACAAGAGCAATAAGACTATTGCAATTTTTGTTTTCATGATTTAATTATAATGATTAATACTGTCAAACCCAAAAAAGGATTCAACTCCAATTAAACATTATAATTTATCGTAAAGAAGGTATTGGCTATACAGCTTATAAAGTGGCGGCGCATTGGCATCGCAATAATAAGCTAGAGGTTCATTGTTTTTAAAATTAGAAACTTCTTCAAAAACAACAGACTGAAATTCAGGAACCAAACAAACATAATCAAACTGAAAAGAAAATGATTTTACAATTCCATTGTCCGTTTTTTTCTGAAAGACTATTTTTTTGTCCTTGCAACAGCTGTCTTTTTTGGTGGTTACTTTTTTTTCGCAACAACCTTTTTCACTTTGCAATGATGGTAAAGTCGAATTTAAGGAAACAGAAGAAACTTCTCCCCCGCAATAATGCACATTAAAAGCCAGACCTACATTGGAAACCAATAATAGAACAGCCAAAAATATACTTATATGTTTCTTAAAATTCATTTTGCGAAATTACTATTTCTACAAACTCAGGAAATAAATTTTTTGTTAATTTTTCAAAAAAAATAGATCTACAGTTCAAATTCTTGTCCCATCACAGGAACGACGCAATCAAAACCATATTTCTCCTGAATTTTTTTTCTAAGTTCATCGGCAGGTTCACTTTCACCGTGTACCAAAAAGATTTTTTTAGGCTTTTCTTCCAAATCTGAAAGCCAATTGATTAAATCCTTTTGATCTCCATGCGCCGATAAAGTTTCAATTTCAACAATTTTGGCTTTAACATCATAATATTTCCCGTGTATCTTTATATCAGTTGCTCCTTCCAGTAGTTTTCTGCCTCGTGTCCCCTCACCCTGATATCCAATAATGACAACCGTAGTTTCAGGCAATCCTATGTATCGCTCCAAATAACTTAAAACCCTTCCTCCTGAAATCATACCACTTGCCGCGATTACTACTTTTGGCTGCTTATTATAAATGGCTTCTATCGTTTCTTTATAATCCGAAATCATAGTAAACATTTTACACATTGCACTGAATTCTTCCGGAGGCAAACGATGCCATTTTCTATTATTAACAAAAAGCTCCAACATACTAATTCCCATTGGCGTATCAACGATATAAGGAATATTTGGAATTCTTTTTTCTTCTTTCAATTGCCAAAGTAAGTACATCA belongs to Flavobacterium aquiphilum and includes:
- a CDS encoding HYC_CC_PP family protein; the protein is MNFKKHISIFLAVLLLVSNVGLAFNVHYCGGEVSSVSLNSTLPSLQSEKGCCEKKVTTKKDSCCKDKKIVFQKKTDNGIVKSFSFQFDYVCLVPEFQSVVFEEVSNFKNNEPLAYYCDANAPPLYKLYSQYLLYDKL
- a CDS encoding TonB-dependent receptor plug domain-containing protein, whose product is MKTKIAIVLLLLFAAFNSYSQENLKEIKVQTKRKSLQKTYTVTGNTTLVTKKELLKAACCNLAESFETNPSIDVNFSDALTGTKQIKMLGLTSPYLMMTQENIPSVRGASQVYGLSFTPGPWVESIQISKGAGSVVNGFESVSGQINTELIKPMSEVPFLLNLYGSTDSRFEINANINQKLSDHWATGLLLHGNMRNSKMDKNHDGFLDNPLQKQYSFLNRYQYYNPETGWVSFINLQYMDDTKQTGQTNFNPDTDKGTTNSWGSEIDTKKIDVSTKIGYVFKDMPFQSFGFQNAFSSYKQDSYFGLNGYNIKQNSFYSNLIFNSIINNEKNKFATGLNFTYDSYSEFYNLKDFSRIDNTVGAFFEYTYDNQDNFSFILGGRVDYGNRLGVFASPRVHVKYNPWEKGVLRVSAGRGKRSANIFAENQNLFASSRTFDIINAGGKLYGLDPEIAWNYGLSFMQGFKLFNRNGDITADFYRTDFQNQVVVDIMQSPQQVVFHNLDGVSYANSFQLEFNYELAKRLELRSAYKYYDIKTDYLSGKYQRPLQAAHRFFGNLGYETQAHDKGQQWKFDFTYNWIGEQQLPYTASNPVVYQLPEHSPAYSLINAQITRVFSPNFEVYVGGENIGNYTQNPAIVDSQNPFGPYFDASIVYAPVFGQMYYAGLRFKIK